The genomic interval TGGAAAATACGCAGACTCCGAAGAATTAGATTCAGTTACACCAGAATGTGTTCGAAAAGCCGTTTCAAGCATAATCCCAGCAATGCGGAAAAGCGAATTAGGCTCTCTAAACTTTCATGAAAAACTTTTTCTGCTCGGCACAGCCAGACTTTTTACGAAAAGTCAAAAAGCTTACATTTCTCTCACCGAAGCTGAGCAAGCTTATGCGGTTGTGTGCGAAGAATTTAATGAATCACCACACAGCCACACGCAACTATGGAAATACTTGCATAACTTTTCAGTTCTAGGCATATTGAAGACAGAAGTTTCGGCAGCTGGTTCTCGTGGAAGGTCTACACTTGTTTTTTTGCCCAGAATTTCAGCTGACGACTTGGAGAAAGAATTAAGTGCTCTCTTAAAAAAAGGGAAAGCGTGAAAACGTTATGAAAGTAGACGAGGTTTTTTCTTCAAAACTTAGAATGAAAATTTTGAAAATTTTAACGCAAGTTGGCGAACTTAATGTTTCTGAAATTGCCCGCAGACTTGGCGTTAACTACAACACGACAAGTAAACATCTGAAAGTTTTGGAAGACGAGGGCATTCTTCAACATAAAGTGTTCGGAAGAATCCGCTTATACAGGTTTAATGAACATTCACCAAAGGCTAGAGCTGTTCAAAACCTGGTGGAAGTTTGGGAACATGCAAATAAGAGATAGGCTATATTAATTGTGTTTATAAGTGGTGAGCATTTTGATTAAAGAGGAGTTTGATGAAAAAATAAGGGAATTCGAAGGGATTCTGCAGAAGGTTGCAAGTGACATTGCTGGCGGAGTTCTCTTTGAAAAACTTTCACCTTCGGAACTGCTGACAAAAACTGAATATTACGTGAACTGCATAAAGGATTTGGCAACAAGTAGCGAGGAGCTTATGCTTATTCTTAAACCGGAAAAGGCTTACTCCATCAAGCTGATGTGCAAAAACCTAACTCAAACATTAACAACTTTTAAAGACATTCTCCTACAGAACACGTCTGACCCTCTTGCAAACTCTCGTTTAGCCTTTGAACAGCTGAGAAAAGCCATAACGGACGGTTCAGATTTTCTTTTTTTAATGCGGGAAATTAGAGATAATCCTTCACCGCTCATTGATGCCATATTAGCTTTCAAGAAAGCTTCTGAAACAAAGGGTTCAGTTATAAGCATACAAGCCAAAGAAGATGTTCAACCTCTCATCAAATATGTTTTAGGGCGTCTTGACGATTTCAGAGCTGTCTTAATTGCTTTGGAAAAGAAGGTTGATGAAATGAAGCAGATTATGCGAGAACTCCAAGAAGAGAGCCTGAAAATGCTTTCTGGCAGGACTTCTGAACAAACCAAGCCAGCTGAAAACAAAACAGAAAAGAAACAGCTTTCCCTATCCAATTTTAAAGTCGAAAATATTGAAGGAGGAGAACAGCGTGTCAATGATTGATGTGTCTAATAAACCAGAAGTCTTCCGAGAAGCAACCGCGACAGGAATCGTCAAGCTGAAAACCCAAACCATACGTCTAATTAAAGAGGGGAAGATTGCAAAGGGAGACCCCATCAACACGGCGAAAATAGCTGGAATTCTGGCCGCTAAAAAAACAAGTGCTCTAATCCCGCTTTGCCACCCTCTTCCTTTAACAAGCGTTGAAGTTGAAATAAAAGTTTTAGACAAATCTGTGCAAGTGTTTTCCACTGTTAAGACGAAGGCTCAAACAGGTGTTGAAATGGAAGCCTTAGTGGCGACTGCTGTTAGTCTTTTGACGATTTGGGACATGGTTAAACAATACGAAAAAGACGCGAAAGGACAATATCCATACACGCTTATTGAAAACATTCGCGTCGTGAAGAAAGTTAAAGAGGGCGTTTCGAGTGAGCGAAAGCACAAAAAAGCATAAGGCTGAAGCGCCTAAAAATCTGAATTTTGGAATTTTTGTATGCAGCACTTCGCGCTATCAAAAATTGAAGAAAGGCGAGCAAGTTGAAGACGTTTCCGGCGACCTAATTGAATCCATGTTAAAAAATGCTGGATACATAGTAGCTTTTAGAAAGCTGATTCCAGACGATAAAGCTTTAATT from Candidatus Bathyarchaeota archaeon A05DMB-5 carries:
- a CDS encoding winged helix-turn-helix transcriptional regulator, which produces MKVDEVFSSKLRMKILKILTQVGELNVSEIARRLGVNYNTTSKHLKVLEDEGILQHKVFGRIRLYRFNEHSPKARAVQNLVEVWEHANKR
- the moaC gene encoding cyclic pyranopterin monophosphate synthase MoaC — protein: MIDVSNKPEVFREATATGIVKLKTQTIRLIKEGKIAKGDPINTAKIAGILAAKKTSALIPLCHPLPLTSVEVEIKVLDKSVQVFSTVKTKAQTGVEMEALVATAVSLLTIWDMVKQYEKDAKGQYPYTLIENIRVVKKVKEGVSSERKHKKA